A section of the Anabaena cylindrica PCC 7122 genome encodes:
- the phnK gene encoding phosphonate C-P lyase system protein PhnK: protein MKPILQVQQLSKSYGNIKACDRISFDLYPGQVLGIVGESGSGKSTLLQAIAHNLSIDSGNVIYSTRSGENLDIAQIPEPKRRWLMRTEWGFVQQNPRDGLRMKVSAGANIGERLLDVGIRNYSHIRQEATHWLKQVEIDPLRMDDLPLTFSGGMQQRLQLARVLVTKPQLILMDEPTGGLDVSVQAKLLDLLRSLVRNFHLSVILVTHDIGVVRLLAHHLLVMQQGQVVESGLTDQVLDDPQHPYTQLLVSAALTP, encoded by the coding sequence ATGAAACCTATTTTACAAGTTCAGCAACTAAGCAAATCTTACGGTAATATCAAAGCGTGCGATCGCATCTCCTTTGATCTCTATCCCGGTCAAGTTCTCGGTATTGTGGGAGAATCAGGTTCCGGTAAGTCCACTTTACTTCAAGCGATCGCCCATAATCTATCTATTGACTCAGGTAATGTCATTTACTCGACTCGCAGTGGCGAAAACTTAGATATTGCCCAAATCCCTGAACCTAAACGCCGTTGGTTAATGCGAACCGAATGGGGCTTTGTCCAACAAAATCCCCGTGATGGTTTACGCATGAAGGTGAGTGCTGGGGCAAATATCGGTGAACGTCTCCTAGATGTTGGTATCCGCAATTACAGTCATATTCGCCAAGAAGCCACCCATTGGTTAAAACAAGTGGAAATTGATCCTCTGCGAATGGATGACCTACCATTAACATTTTCAGGAGGTATGCAGCAACGTCTACAACTTGCCCGTGTCTTAGTTACAAAACCCCAATTGATATTAATGGATGAACCAACGGGAGGATTAGATGTATCAGTGCAAGCAAAATTGTTAGACTTATTGCGATCGCTCGTGCGGAATTTTCACCTCAGCGTTATTTTAGTCACCCATGATATTGGTGTTGTCAGGCTTTTAGCACATCATCTCCTCGTCATGCAACAAGGACAGGTAGTGGAATCAGGTTTAACAGACCAGGTACTTGATGATCCTCAACATCCCTATACCCAATTATTAGTGAGTGCTGCTTTAACACCATGA
- a CDS encoding chemotaxis protein CheW encodes MLDTQQKYLSFNLGVRDQAVISLQHITEVLRISLTEICGVPQMPNCVLGIYSWRGEMLWLVDLEEMLGYPPLLQSSNALSKMMAIVLEHEGKYLGLLVRQLTDIESLDTQKMKFSSPDLFYPAMSPFLHGYFTNGSEEMIFNLDALAIIQSPMWGNHN; translated from the coding sequence ATGTTGGATACTCAACAAAAATATTTAAGTTTTAATTTGGGAGTCAGAGATCAAGCAGTAATTTCATTGCAGCACATTACAGAAGTATTAAGGATTTCATTGACAGAAATATGTGGAGTTCCACAGATGCCCAATTGCGTGTTGGGTATTTATAGCTGGCGTGGCGAAATGCTTTGGTTGGTTGATCTAGAAGAAATGTTAGGTTATCCACCTCTTTTACAAAGTTCAAATGCACTTTCAAAAATGATGGCAATTGTGTTAGAACATGAGGGAAAATACTTGGGATTATTAGTGCGCCAATTGACAGATATTGAATCCCTAGATACCCAGAAAATGAAATTCTCATCTCCTGATCTATTTTATCCAGCAATGTCACCCTTTTTGCATGGATACTTCACAAATGGTTCAGAAGAAATGATTTTCAATTTAGATGCTCTAGCAATTATCCAATCACCTATGTGGGGGAATCACAACTAA
- the phnL gene encoding phosphonate C-P lyase system protein PhnL yields MTTPTNISTNTLLKVENLQKSFTLHQQGGVKLPVLNAVSLNVNAGECVALSGESGAGKSTFMRCLYGNYRANSGSIWVKHQGNWLDLCQLPPHELLTVRQQTIGYVSQFLRVIPRVPALEVAAEPLLELGETTATAAEKVQNLFHRLNLPERLWHLSPTTFSGGEKQRVNIARTLTVHYPILLLDEPTSALDAKNSQIVVELLKECQARGSALIGIFHDEEVRNQLCNRELIFP; encoded by the coding sequence ATGACAACACCAACTAATATTTCTACAAACACCCTTCTGAAAGTTGAAAACTTGCAAAAAAGCTTCACTTTACATCAGCAAGGAGGTGTGAAATTACCTGTTTTAAACGCAGTATCCCTAAATGTAAATGCAGGAGAATGTGTAGCCTTATCTGGAGAATCAGGTGCAGGTAAATCTACATTTATGCGTTGTTTATATGGCAACTATCGTGCTAATAGCGGTTCAATATGGGTAAAACATCAAGGTAATTGGCTTGATTTATGTCAACTTCCACCCCATGAATTGTTAACAGTGCGACAGCAAACAATTGGTTATGTCAGCCAATTTTTACGAGTCATTCCTAGAGTACCAGCCTTAGAAGTTGCCGCAGAACCACTGTTAGAACTAGGAGAAACCACAGCAACCGCTGCTGAAAAAGTACAAAACTTATTTCATCGTCTCAACCTACCAGAGAGATTATGGCATCTCTCCCCCACCACTTTTTCAGGAGGAGAAAAACAAAGAGTTAATATTGCTCGTACCTTAACCGTTCACTATCCAATTTTGCTACTAGATGAACCAACCTCAGCCCTAGATGCTAAAAATTCTCAAATAGTTGTGGAACTTCTCAAAGAATGTCAAGCTAGGGGTTCTGCCTTAATTGGTATTTTTCATGATGAAGAGGTGCGAAATCAACTATGTAACAGAGAGTTAATTTTTCCCTAA
- a CDS encoding GAF domain-containing protein, with product MTTLYQSNEDRGNIFAEPEKLDKQNGNTVVNVSHNDKSTANAITQEFKIWRQRFQYITTQMRQVADMDTLLKVTVAEVRDKIGGDRALIYKFTDSDSGTVSAESRTSGWTPSLGENLPAILFGLYTNQDYIEAVVIDDINQIQVTPYQKQLLDKFQVVASLSLPIFVDSKVWGLLVVHSCGSERQWQETETTLLAQITTEITYRLQSFKLQKELQQSTLAKQSAAKVITKILQQPDVDKIFQTTTQEVRQLLKCDRVGVYRFNPDWSGQFVSEAVGNNWTKVVTPDFKMVWEDTHLQETKGGRYAKGETFVVNDTYKIGLAQCHIEILEQFEAKAYIIAPIFSGEKLWGLLAAYQNTGSREWQDWEVSFLTQIGLQFGVAISQGEYLEQVRKQSEQLAQIAKQEKALTKIVNRIRQSSDLEEIFKTTAQEARQALKCDRIAIYHFNPDWSGNFVAESVGSGWVKLVGSDINTLVEDSFLQESKGARFTKGESLWVNDIYQENITPCYLELLEQFETKAYIVVPIFFGEKLWGLLAAYQNTEAREWQSSEVNFLTQIALQFNLAKSQIDYLATVRSKTEELAQIAEQEKTINKIVNRIRQSLDVDDIFRTTTHEVRQALRCDRVGVYKFNPDWGGEFVAESVGTGWTKLVGPNIKTVLDDTHLQDTKGGRYAKGETFVVNDTYAIGLAPCHIAILEQFEAKSYIIVPIFFGDQLWGLLAAYQNTGSREWKESEISFLQQIGSQFSLAKSQLDYIEQVQLQSQEISQLAEQEKTVNKIVNRIRQSLDLEDIFRTATQEVRQSLRCDRVAVYRFHPDWSGQFVAESVGAGWMKVATPDFKMVWEDSHLQETQGGRYAKGESYVVNDIYQAGHAQCHLEVLEQVEARAYIIVPIFYGEKLWGLLAAYQNSGTRQWQPREVNFLEQIGLQISLAKSQIDYIEQVQSKSEKLAQIAEQEKAISKIVNRIRQSLDVEEIFKTTTQEVRLLLKCDRAAVYQFTSDWGGEFVAESVVSGWVKLVGPGIKTILNDPCLQNNEGGRYKKGDTLIVNDIYTATLDPCYIEIIEKYEARAYIIAPILFGEKLWGLLAAYQNSGTREWEESEINLLSRISDQLGLALQQTEYLQQVQAQSSKLAEAAQREKAAKELLQQRSIQLLRAIGPALSGDLTVRAPITEDELGTIADAYNGTLQALQQIVIQVQTASQQVAQTSINSNSSLVGLTDLAKEQSDEITQALSDIQQMVDSTQAVVTNAQLVQVALQQANKTVDSGDIAMNQTVNAIQAIRETVAQTSKKIKRLSESSQKISKVVNLISNFATQTNVLALNAAIEATRAGEYGKGFAVVADEVRSLSRQSAAATIEIEKLVQEIQTETGEVAVAMEMGIQQVVEGTNLVSETRQNLNAIVLATAEISQLIERITEATQKQMSQSVTVTTSMNDVASIANKTFGESQEIATVFQNLSGMAQDLLTTASKFKVK from the coding sequence ATGACAACTTTATATCAAAGTAACGAAGACAGAGGAAATATCTTTGCTGAACCAGAAAAATTAGACAAACAAAATGGTAATACAGTTGTAAATGTTAGCCATAATGATAAGTCTACAGCTAACGCTATTACTCAGGAATTTAAAATCTGGCGGCAACGATTTCAATACATAACAACCCAGATGCGTCAAGTTGCAGATATGGATACTTTATTAAAAGTAACTGTAGCAGAAGTTAGGGATAAAATTGGTGGCGATCGCGCCTTGATTTATAAATTTACTGACTCTGATTCTGGAACTGTTTCAGCAGAATCAAGAACTAGTGGCTGGACTCCATCTTTAGGTGAAAATCTGCCAGCTATTTTGTTTGGCTTATATACCAATCAAGACTATATAGAAGCCGTAGTCATTGACGATATTAATCAAATTCAAGTTACTCCTTATCAAAAGCAACTACTTGATAAATTTCAAGTAGTTGCAAGCTTAAGCCTGCCTATCTTTGTTGATAGTAAAGTATGGGGCTTATTGGTAGTTCATAGTTGTGGATCAGAACGGCAGTGGCAAGAAACAGAAACTACCTTACTGGCACAAATAACTACAGAAATTACCTACAGATTACAGAGCTTTAAATTACAAAAAGAACTACAGCAGTCTACCTTAGCCAAGCAATCAGCAGCTAAAGTCATTACTAAAATTTTACAGCAGCCTGATGTAGATAAAATCTTTCAAACTACTACTCAAGAAGTTCGTCAATTACTAAAATGCGATCGCGTCGGTGTTTATCGCTTTAATCCAGACTGGAGTGGCCAATTTGTCTCCGAGGCTGTAGGTAATAACTGGACAAAAGTCGTTACCCCCGACTTCAAAATGGTCTGGGAAGATACCCATCTCCAAGAAACCAAAGGTGGTCGTTATGCCAAAGGCGAAACATTTGTCGTTAACGATACCTACAAAATAGGTCTAGCTCAGTGCCACATTGAGATATTAGAACAGTTTGAAGCCAAAGCTTATATTATTGCTCCCATTTTCTCAGGGGAAAAATTGTGGGGTTTACTAGCAGCTTATCAAAATACCGGGTCGCGGGAATGGCAAGACTGGGAAGTTAGCTTTTTAACTCAGATTGGTTTGCAATTTGGTGTTGCTATCTCCCAAGGAGAATATTTAGAACAAGTCCGAAAACAATCGGAACAATTAGCGCAGATTGCTAAACAGGAAAAAGCTTTAACAAAGATAGTTAATCGCATTCGTCAATCTTCAGATTTGGAAGAAATCTTCAAAACCACCGCTCAAGAAGCTCGTCAGGCTCTAAAGTGCGATCGTATTGCCATCTATCATTTCAATCCAGACTGGAGTGGCAATTTCGTTGCTGAATCAGTAGGATCTGGGTGGGTCAAACTGGTTGGTTCAGATATCAATACCTTGGTGGAAGACAGTTTCTTACAAGAAAGCAAAGGAGCTAGGTTTACTAAAGGTGAAAGTTTGTGGGTGAATGATATATATCAAGAAAATATTACCCCTTGCTACTTGGAGTTATTAGAACAATTTGAAACTAAAGCCTATATAGTTGTCCCCATCTTCTTTGGGGAAAAATTATGGGGATTGTTGGCAGCTTATCAAAATACCGAAGCGCGGGAATGGCAAAGCTCAGAAGTCAACTTTTTGACTCAAATTGCCTTGCAGTTTAACCTGGCAAAATCCCAAATAGACTATCTAGCAACAGTCCGGTCAAAAACTGAAGAATTAGCACAGATAGCCGAACAAGAAAAAACTATCAACAAAATAGTCAACCGCATTCGTCAATCTTTAGACGTAGATGATATCTTCAGAACCACTACTCATGAAGTCCGTCAGGCTCTGAGATGCGATCGCGTCGGTGTTTATAAATTTAACCCAGATTGGGGTGGGGAATTTGTAGCTGAATCTGTAGGGACTGGTTGGACAAAACTAGTGGGGCCAAATATCAAAACCGTTTTAGATGATACCCACTTACAAGACACAAAAGGTGGTAGATATGCCAAAGGCGAAACCTTTGTGGTTAATGACACCTATGCCATAGGTCTAGCCCCTTGCCACATTGCCATCCTAGAACAATTTGAAGCCAAATCTTACATCATTGTACCGATCTTTTTTGGCGATCAACTCTGGGGTTTGTTGGCAGCTTATCAAAATACTGGTTCTCGTGAATGGAAAGAATCAGAAATCAGCTTTTTACAACAAATCGGCTCGCAATTTAGTCTAGCCAAATCACAGTTAGATTATATAGAACAAGTACAGTTGCAATCTCAAGAAATCAGCCAACTGGCTGAACAAGAGAAAACAGTCAACAAAATAGTCAACCGCATCCGTCAATCTTTAGATTTAGAAGACATCTTCAGAACCGCTACACAGGAAGTCCGTCAATCACTAAGATGCGATCGCGTCGCTGTTTATCGCTTCCACCCCGATTGGAGTGGACAATTTGTCGCTGAATCCGTAGGTGCTGGATGGATGAAAGTTGCCACTCCCGACTTTAAAATGGTTTGGGAAGATAGCCACTTGCAAGAAACCCAAGGGGGTAGATATGCCAAGGGTGAAAGCTACGTCGTCAATGACATCTATCAAGCTGGTCATGCTCAATGTCACCTAGAGGTTTTAGAGCAGGTTGAAGCCAGAGCTTACATAATAGTCCCCATCTTCTATGGAGAAAAACTCTGGGGATTACTGGCAGCTTATCAAAACTCAGGAACTCGTCAATGGCAACCCAGAGAAGTCAACTTCTTAGAGCAGATAGGCTTGCAAATCAGCCTCGCAAAATCGCAGATAGATTATATAGAACAAGTACAGTCCAAATCTGAAAAACTCGCTCAAATAGCTGAACAAGAAAAAGCCATCAGCAAAATAGTCAATCGCATCCGTCAATCTTTAGATGTAGAAGAAATCTTCAAAACCACCACCCAAGAAGTCCGCCTACTACTAAAATGCGATCGCGCAGCCGTCTATCAATTCACATCTGATTGGGGTGGCGAATTTGTCGCCGAATCTGTAGTTAGTGGTTGGGTGAAACTAGTCGGACCCGGTATCAAAACCATCCTCAACGACCCTTGCTTACAAAATAACGAAGGCGGGCGCTATAAAAAAGGTGACACTCTGATAGTCAACGACATTTATACAGCCACCCTTGATCCATGCTACATAGAGATCATCGAAAAATATGAAGCCAGAGCTTACATCATTGCTCCCATCCTATTTGGAGAAAAACTCTGGGGCTTACTCGCAGCTTATCAAAACTCAGGAACTCGTGAGTGGGAAGAATCAGAAATTAACTTGTTATCACGTATCAGCGACCAACTAGGACTAGCATTACAACAAACAGAATACTTACAACAAGTACAAGCTCAATCATCCAAACTAGCAGAAGCAGCCCAAAGAGAAAAAGCAGCTAAAGAATTACTGCAACAACGTTCTATTCAACTACTCAGAGCCATTGGTCCTGCGCTCAGTGGTGATTTAACAGTCCGCGCCCCAATTACAGAAGACGAATTAGGCACAATTGCCGATGCCTATAATGGGACTCTGCAAGCATTACAACAAATCGTAATTCAGGTACAAACCGCATCTCAACAAGTCGCTCAAACCTCTATCAATAGCAATTCTTCACTAGTAGGATTGACTGATTTAGCAAAAGAACAATCTGATGAAATCACCCAAGCCCTAAGCGATATTCAACAGATGGTAGATTCTACCCAAGCAGTAGTAACAAACGCTCAATTAGTACAAGTAGCCTTACAACAAGCCAACAAAACTGTAGATTCTGGTGATATCGCCATGAATCAAACAGTAAACGCCATTCAAGCCATTCGGGAAACTGTTGCTCAAACCAGCAAAAAGATTAAACGCCTAAGTGAATCATCACAAAAAATCTCTAAAGTGGTGAACTTAATCAGCAACTTTGCCACACAAACAAACGTACTCGCACTCAATGCCGCCATTGAAGCGACTCGTGCAGGAGAATATGGCAAAGGCTTTGCGGTGGTAGCCGATGAAGTGCGCTCCTTATCACGCCAGTCAGCAGCAGCTACTATCGAAATTGAAAAACTAGTCCAAGAGATTCAAACTGAAACTGGGGAAGTTGCAGTAGCAATGGAAATGGGTATTCAGCAAGTCGTCGAAGGTACAAACCTGGTTAGTGAAACCCGCCAAAACTTGAACGCGATCGTTTTAGCCACGGCAGAAATTAGTCAACTAATTGAGCGTATTACTGAAGCAACTCAAAAACAAATGAGCCAATCAGTAACAGTAACAACATCAATGAATGATGTAGCCTCAATTGCAAATAAGACCTTTGGTGAATCTCAAGAAATTGCTACTGTATTCCAAAATTTATCAGGAATGGCACAAGATTTATTAACAACCGCTAGTAAGTTCAAAGTCAAATAA
- a CDS encoding response regulator, producing MANSELIESHNLLNEFKTCTQVQYNGKLNIKSSKGRQWTFYYRLGRIVWATGGTHPFRRWRRHMTQYCPNIDVDKIRCRTEDIAIDYWDYNLLNILHKRQKIQREQIQAIVESTIAELFFDLAQEVDFACVSCELNQEVILEMPMSFTSADMSIKHMQDSWAIWSKVGLANISPNSSPVLKKTEQLQQMVSPSVYKNFVSLINGQHTLRELAIKMKQDVMPVSRSLLPYILKGIIELIEIPDSPLQVSDADQPTTRQPRKIERRNSLLIACVDDSPLVCKMLGDIITSNGMRFTKVQEAVQALPILIQEKPDLIFLDLVMPVASGYEICTQLRRIPTFANTPIIILTGNDGLLDRVRAKVVGSTDFISKPIVAERVIAVIRKYLPVQTHSVIRNTTNLET from the coding sequence ATGGCCAACTCAGAACTCATAGAATCTCATAACTTACTCAATGAGTTTAAAACCTGTACTCAAGTTCAATACAATGGAAAGTTAAATATTAAAAGTTCCAAAGGGCGACAATGGACTTTCTATTATCGTCTCGGACGAATCGTATGGGCTACAGGTGGCACTCATCCCTTTCGACGTTGGCGGAGACACATGACTCAATATTGTCCCAATATTGACGTAGATAAAATCCGCTGTCGAACTGAGGATATTGCTATTGATTACTGGGACTACAACCTCTTAAATATTTTACACAAAAGACAAAAAATCCAACGAGAACAAATTCAAGCTATTGTCGAAAGCACAATTGCAGAATTATTTTTTGACCTAGCACAGGAAGTAGACTTTGCTTGTGTTAGTTGTGAGCTAAACCAGGAAGTAATATTAGAAATGCCAATGAGTTTTACAAGTGCAGATATGTCGATTAAGCATATGCAAGACTCTTGGGCAATTTGGTCAAAAGTCGGTTTAGCAAATATTTCTCCTAATTCATCACCAGTATTGAAGAAAACAGAACAACTCCAGCAAATGGTGAGTCCATCTGTATATAAAAACTTTGTCAGTTTAATTAATGGGCAACACACTTTGCGGGAACTAGCAATAAAAATGAAACAGGATGTTATGCCTGTTTCTCGTTCCTTACTTCCCTACATCCTCAAAGGTATTATTGAGTTAATAGAAATACCTGACTCACCTTTACAAGTCAGTGATGCTGACCAACCTACAACCAGACAACCAAGAAAAATTGAGCGCAGAAATTCCCTACTTATAGCTTGTGTGGATGATAGTCCTCTGGTTTGTAAAATGTTAGGGGATATTATCACCAGCAATGGCATGAGGTTTACCAAAGTTCAAGAAGCAGTGCAAGCTTTACCGATTCTGATTCAAGAGAAACCAGATTTAATTTTCTTGGATTTGGTTATGCCTGTAGCTAGTGGGTATGAAATCTGCACTCAATTACGACGTATTCCTACCTTTGCTAATACACCAATAATTATCTTAACTGGCAACGATGGTCTTTTAGATCGGGTTCGTGCTAAGGTAGTTGGCTCGACAGATTTTATCTCTAAACCAATAGTGGCAGAGCGAGTTATAGCTGTAATACGTAAATATTTACCTGTACAGACTCACTCAGTAATCAGAAATACCACTAACCTCGAAACTTGA
- a CDS encoding response regulator transcription factor: protein MSTVLVVEDGLTDMEIISRYLQQAGYSVMSATSSEEAQIKIDANKPDVILLDVILPGKSGYEICRELQNNPNTSQIPVVFCSTKNSEVDKIWGNMLGAKAYLSKPVDREELENTLKNLIKK from the coding sequence ATGAGTACTGTTTTAGTTGTTGAAGATGGACTAACTGACATGGAAATTATTAGCCGTTACTTGCAACAAGCCGGCTATTCTGTAATGTCTGCCACCAGTAGCGAAGAAGCACAAATAAAAATAGATGCTAATAAACCTGATGTCATCTTACTGGATGTAATTTTACCTGGTAAAAGTGGCTATGAAATTTGCAGAGAACTACAAAACAATCCTAATACTAGCCAGATACCTGTAGTTTTTTGCTCTACCAAAAATAGTGAAGTTGATAAAATTTGGGGTAATATGTTGGGTGCTAAAGCTTACTTATCAAAACCAGTAGATAGGGAAGAACTAGAAAATACTTTGAAAAATCTGATCAAAAAATAA